The region CGGCTGCTGTCTCGAGGGAGTTGTCGCCCCCGCAACCACCCTACCCGTTCGGGTGGCGCAGCCTTCGTAATGACCGGCGTAATCTACCGGATGCCTCGATAAAGGCACACCTGGGAAAACCCAGGGCCGCAAAGCAAACGGGTCCTCGCTTCTCCGCGACGGCTTTCCCCGCACGAAGACCCCAAGACCGCCGGGCTGCCGAAGGGTAGAAAGGAGAGCGGCTGTGCGCCGCCGTTTGCTCTCGCAGCCCTACCGGCGTTCGACCCCGACTCGCCGGATAGGAATCGATTCACTCAGGAAGAAAGGACAAGACCATGAAGCGTATCGGTGTCTTGCCGCTCGCGGGCATTTTCCTGCTCGCGGGAATTCTCATGCTGGCCACACCGGCGTCGGCGAAATCGTCAAAGACCCCTCTCGACTTTTATGAGATCGCATGCGCGCTAGACGCCGGGATCGCGTGGACCGCCGGTCAGACATTTCATGTTCGAGGACAGCGAACCCACAACATCTCGTACGACCCGGTGACGTTCGAGGTCTCCGGGGAGAGCTCGAATGTCTTCAACCTCAATTGGAATCTGAATACCGGACAAGGCACTTCCTTCGGCACCTTCAGCCAAATCTACCTGCCGGAGTCAGACACCGGAACCTTCGATGGGACCTGGAACGGGAAGTCCAGCCCGGACGGTGGCTTTCTCGGCCGAGGCGTCGGCCACGGAACGGCTGACTTGACCGGCAAGAAGACCAAGTCCAAGATTCGCTCAGTCGATTTCTCAGAGATCCCGCCCGAGCTCTGGTTCATTCTGGGCCAGCCACCCTGGACGGAATGCGACTGGATTTTTGGCATCAACCGCGTCACCGGATTCATCCACAGTCGCGGGAACAACTAACAAGAAACCTGCTACGAGGCCGAGTGCCGGGCTCCAGACCCCTTGCGGGCTTCGCACCCGGCTTCTTCTTTTTCGAGGGCTCCCCCGCGGCTCGGGCGGCGGGCAGGGTCGGGAATTGCCGGTAACTACAACTCGGTGTTCGTCGCCCTCCAGGAGGCGAAGGACGAAGCGGCGAAAGATGAGAGTGGTTCGGATGCGACCCGGTCGATCCCCGACGATTCGACGGGCGGCTACGATTTCTGCGCCAGCGTCGAACGGATGCAGGTCGACGACGTGGCGCCACCGATCGATACCGGATCCGTGACGGTGTACGTACGCCAGCTCAACCCAAAGGAGGCTATTGACGAGCAGTGTCGGACGACAACCTTCTGGTGGGCATCGGGCCAACCTCACGAAGTGAAGCAGCGGCATGCAAACAGTTGATTGACGCGCGATTCGCCGAAGCAGGCTGCCCCTGACACCCACAGAGAGCCCCACCCGCCCTGGCCTTTTCGGTGACCGGGGCAACTCCACCCGCCCCTTCGGGTGGCGCGTCTTCAGCAACGACAGGCGTAGCCTCTCGAGTTGCCTCGACAAAGGCACACCTGGGGAAACCCGGGACCGCAAAGCTACGGGTCCTCGTTTCCGTGTCCTCGCTTCGGGTGGCGCCTCCCGGAGGGCACTCTACGGTTGATTCGCTGCGGGTCGGGGCGTCCGGTGGTGCGGGCTCTCCTCGTAGTGCCTGTGCAGCAGATCCTCGCCGTAGTCGCGCTCGGCGTCGCGCCAGACCGTGTGGATGTGGTTCACCGGCCCGCTAGAGCGGCCTGGCGGATAGCTGTTGTCGAACTCGATCAGCACTGTCGGCCCGTGGATCCGGTAGTAGTACGGCTTCCCGGCCTCGGTTCCCGACCACGAGAAGTGCAGCTTGCCGAGGCCAGCCGCCTCGATTCTCGCAGCCTGCACGCCGGATAGGTCAGGCTCTAGGTTTTGCAGGTATTCGTCGAGTAGCTGCATCAACAAGTGGCGCTGCTGAGGGGTCATGTCCGAGGCCGCCACTCCGCGGATCTTCTTCAGCCGGTCCGCCCGTCCGGGCCCGGCGATGACGTCGGATGGGGTCTCGCCCTCGAGCAGTGCCTGTTCGCGCTGGCTCGCGTCGAGGGACTCGAACAACCTCCGCCCCCGCACGTCCTCCTTGACCTGAACATAGAACCCGGAGTCCAGCTCGCGGCGGATCTGGGCCGGGTCCGAGCCCAGGAACGCTGGTGTCACCGACAGCGCGTCGCCGACCACGGTGAAGTTCAGCGCCAAGTGGTGTCCGTCGAGCTGCCAGCCCCACGGCTCGTCCTTCGACGGGTCGCCAAAGATACCGATCCAGTACAGCCTCTGCCCGAACATCGGCTCGGCGTCAGGCCGTGAGCGCGAC is a window of bacterium DNA encoding:
- a CDS encoding DUF3500 domain-containing protein encodes the protein MTLAARILLLLACCLAAAPVAAAEQDVIAAMRDAADEFLASLSPEMRGQATFPMDDEERRLWSNLPATMFERKGVAFAQMSEEQRIRAHDLIQSALSSQGYLKAAGIMRVDEILQGYASRSRPDAEPMFGQRLYWIGIFGDPSKDEPWGWQLDGHHLALNFTVVGDALSVTPAFLGSDPAQIRRELDSGFYVQVKEDVRGRRLFESLDASQREQALLEGETPSDVIAGPGRADRLKKIRGVAASDMTPQQRHLLMQLLDEYLQNLEPDLSGVQAARIEAAGLGKLHFSWSGTEAGKPYYYRIHGPTVLIEFDNSYPPGRSSGPVNHIHTVWRDAERDYGEDLLHRHYEESPHHRTPRPAANQP